A genome region from Bemisia tabaci chromosome 3, PGI_BMITA_v3 includes the following:
- the Ist1 gene encoding IST1 homolog isoform X1 — protein sequence MFSSRCNHSKLKTNLRLAIARLKQIEKKKAELAQKSRKEIADYISAGKVERAKIRVEQIIREDYMVEGMEIVEMYCDLLISRFGLFAEEKELQPSLAEAVSSILWVAPRMESDIPELKVISEQIGIKVGKKYVEACRLEMVDTISDKLKHKMGVQPPPKILVEKYLIEIAKNYDIHYEPDQQVMLEEQQSKGIDALLFDNGLSNDLGGEKTRPTGFVGFPQPPLPPMPVPASAGAAKPFNYPQGNDQQSIPPPDANDAMLQNFLHEESKDEAPPPYHPSFSPPFSYNIPPSSSNVNLPPDPSKKINTASGNNLSNNGSSSSNPDMNINKQNAVAPKPTPRSKMAPPGNSGMDLNLPSVPSDEFPAELPPNANAPNNDDIDFDDLMKRFEDLKKRK from the exons ATGTTTTCCTCACGGTGCAATCACTCAAAGCTGAAAACAAATCTTAGGTTAGCAATTGCACGTCTGAAACagattgagaagaaaaaagctGAACTAGCTCAGAAGTCAAGGAAAGAAATTGCAGATTACATCAGTGCTGGTAAAGTTGAGCGTGCCAAGATTCGAGTTGAACAGATCATACGAGAAGACTACATGGTTGAAGGAATGGAAATTGTGGAAATGTACTGTGATTTGTTGATATCAAGATTTGGACTCTTCGCCGAAGAAAA GGAGTTGCAACCAAGCTTAGCGGAAGCTGTCTCAAGCATTCTTTGGGTTGCACCACGGATGGAAAGTGACATCCCAGAGttaaaagtaatttctgaaCAAATTGGTATCAAAGTagggaaaaaatatgttgag GCATGCCGCCTGGAAATGGTAGACACAATTTCGGACAAACTCAAGCATAAAATGGGTGTTCAGCCTCCTCCAAAAATTCTGGTTGAAAAGTACTTgattgaaatagcaaaaaactACGACATCCATTATGAACCAGATCAACAA GTTATGCTAGAAGAACAGCAAAGCAAAGGAATAGATGCTTTGTTGTTCGATAATGGGCTCAGCAATGATTTGGGTGGTGAGAAAACACGCCCGACTGGATTTGTCGGATTTCCACAACCGCCTCTTCCTCCAATGCCAGTCCCTGCCTCTGCAGGAGCCGCTAAACCTTTCAATTACCCG CAAGGGAACGATCAGCAG AGTATTCCTCCACCAGATGCAAATGATGCGATGCTACAGAACTTCCTGCACGAGGAGTCAAAAGATGAAGCGCCACCCCCTTACCACCCATCGTTCAGCCCTCCATTTTCATATAACATCCCTCCTTCGTCTTCCAACGTCAACCTCCCTCCAGATCcaagcaaaaaaattaatacagcCTCTGGCAAC AATTTATCAAATAATGGTTCAAGTTCGAGCAACCCAGATATGAACATAAACAAACAG AATGCTGTTGCTCCGAAACCAACACCACGCTCAAAAATGGCTCCACCGGGTAATTCCGGTATGGACCTTAACCTCCCAAGCGTGCCTTCTGATGAATTTCCAGCAGAGCTACCGCCCAATGCAAATGCGCCGAATAATGATGACATCGATTTTGACGACCTGATGAAGAGATTCGAGGACCTTAAGAAGAGGAAATAA
- the Ist1 gene encoding IST1 homolog isoform X2, with translation MFSSRCNHSKLKTNLRLAIARLKQIEKKKAELAQKSRKEIADYISAGKVERAKIRVEQIIREDYMVEGMEIVEMYCDLLISRFGLFAEEKELQPSLAEAVSSILWVAPRMESDIPELKVISEQIGIKVGKKYVEACRLEMVDTISDKLKHKMGVQPPPKILVEKYLIEIAKNYDIHYEPDQQVMLEEQQSKGIDALLFDNGLSNDLGGEKTRPTGFVGFPQPPLPPMPVPASAGAAKPFNYPSIPPPDANDAMLQNFLHEESKDEAPPPYHPSFSPPFSYNIPPSSSNVNLPPDPSKKINTASGNNLSNNGSSSSNPDMNINKQNAVAPKPTPRSKMAPPGNSGMDLNLPSVPSDEFPAELPPNANAPNNDDIDFDDLMKRFEDLKKRK, from the exons ATGTTTTCCTCACGGTGCAATCACTCAAAGCTGAAAACAAATCTTAGGTTAGCAATTGCACGTCTGAAACagattgagaagaaaaaagctGAACTAGCTCAGAAGTCAAGGAAAGAAATTGCAGATTACATCAGTGCTGGTAAAGTTGAGCGTGCCAAGATTCGAGTTGAACAGATCATACGAGAAGACTACATGGTTGAAGGAATGGAAATTGTGGAAATGTACTGTGATTTGTTGATATCAAGATTTGGACTCTTCGCCGAAGAAAA GGAGTTGCAACCAAGCTTAGCGGAAGCTGTCTCAAGCATTCTTTGGGTTGCACCACGGATGGAAAGTGACATCCCAGAGttaaaagtaatttctgaaCAAATTGGTATCAAAGTagggaaaaaatatgttgag GCATGCCGCCTGGAAATGGTAGACACAATTTCGGACAAACTCAAGCATAAAATGGGTGTTCAGCCTCCTCCAAAAATTCTGGTTGAAAAGTACTTgattgaaatagcaaaaaactACGACATCCATTATGAACCAGATCAACAA GTTATGCTAGAAGAACAGCAAAGCAAAGGAATAGATGCTTTGTTGTTCGATAATGGGCTCAGCAATGATTTGGGTGGTGAGAAAACACGCCCGACTGGATTTGTCGGATTTCCACAACCGCCTCTTCCTCCAATGCCAGTCCCTGCCTCTGCAGGAGCCGCTAAACCTTTCAATTACCCG AGTATTCCTCCACCAGATGCAAATGATGCGATGCTACAGAACTTCCTGCACGAGGAGTCAAAAGATGAAGCGCCACCCCCTTACCACCCATCGTTCAGCCCTCCATTTTCATATAACATCCCTCCTTCGTCTTCCAACGTCAACCTCCCTCCAGATCcaagcaaaaaaattaatacagcCTCTGGCAAC AATTTATCAAATAATGGTTCAAGTTCGAGCAACCCAGATATGAACATAAACAAACAG AATGCTGTTGCTCCGAAACCAACACCACGCTCAAAAATGGCTCCACCGGGTAATTCCGGTATGGACCTTAACCTCCCAAGCGTGCCTTCTGATGAATTTCCAGCAGAGCTACCGCCCAATGCAAATGCGCCGAATAATGATGACATCGATTTTGACGACCTGATGAAGAGATTCGAGGACCTTAAGAAGAGGAAATAA
- the san gene encoding probable N-acetyltransferase san, with protein sequence MVISVTNMTRAKIELGDVTPHNIKQLKQLNTVVFPVSYNEKFYKDVLEAGELAKLAYYNDIVVGAVCCRIDPNNGRRLYIMTLGCLSPYRRLGIGSTMVEHVLNYVEKDGNFDSVYLHVQLNNDGAIEFYKKFGFEIVETKEHYYKRIEPADAYVLEKNLRLKIK encoded by the exons ATGGTAATTTCCGTTACCAATATGACTAG agcCAAAATAGAATTGGGTGACGTGACACCACACAACATCAAACAATTAAAACAGTTAAATACAGTAGTATTTCCAGTATCATATAATGAAAAGTTTTACAAAGATGTCTTGGAGGCAGGAGAGTTAGCAAAATTAG cATACTACAATGACATTGTTGTTGGCGCAGTTTGCTGTAGAATTGATCCCAATAATGGAAGGCGGCTGTACATTATGACCCTCGGTTGTTTATCGCCATACCGACGGCTGGGAATTGGCTCCACCATGGTAGAACATGTTTTAAATTATGTTGAAAAGGATGGAAACTTTGATAGTGTCTATTT ACATGTTCAACTAAACAACGATGGAGCAATCGAATTCTACAAAAAATTTGGCTTTGAAATTGTAGAGACAAAAGAGCATTACTACAAAAGGATTGAACCTGCAGATGCGTAtgttctagaaaaaaatttgcgGCTTAAAATTAAGTAA